From Haemorhous mexicanus isolate bHaeMex1 chromosome 13, bHaeMex1.pri, whole genome shotgun sequence, a single genomic window includes:
- the LOC132333367 gene encoding zinc finger protein 239-like has translation MSSLKCGKSFRESNKLICHQMIHFGEWPYECGKRGKGFRFSSVLVIHQCIHSWERPYQCPECLKRFQSSSHLLLHQWIHTEERLFCCPDCGKGFKHNCDLVRHQRIHTGERPYECSKCGKSFTQSSHLNKHQCRHQ, from the coding sequence ATGAGCAGCTTgaagtgtgggaagagcttcagggaGAGCAACAAGCTGATCTGCCACCAGATGATCCACTTTGGGGAATGGCCCTATGAGTGTGGCAAGCGTGGCAAGGGCTTCAGGTTCAGCTCTGTCCTCGTCATCCACCAATGCATCCACTCTTGGGAGAGGCCCTACCAGTGTCCTGAGTGTCTGAAGAGgtttcagagcagctcccatctcctcctgcaccagTGGATTCACACTGAGGAAAGGCTCTTCTGCTGCCCtgactgtgggaagggcttcaagcACAACTGCGACCTCGTCAGACACCAGCGCATCCACaccggggagaggccctacgagtgctccaagtgtgggaagagcttcaccCAGAGTTCTCACTTGAACAAACACCAATGCCGGCACCAGTAA